Proteins encoded in a region of the Streptomyces sp. NBC_00310 genome:
- a CDS encoding SulP family inorganic anion transporter — MPAGPPRRLTGRRRFSALPVADWVRGYRRELLRGDLLAGLTVWALIVPESVAYAEIAGVPPQNAFYAAPIALAGYALLGGSRFLIVGATSAAAVLSASTVKGVSSDPGAIVGLSAALAVIVGAVLVAAGAARLGFLTNFLAEPALVGFLFGMALTIMVRQTGKILGVSSGEGDFFQRLAKLVSQAGDWSWTTITVGVAAVASLLLLERLLPRLPASLIVLAAGLIFSQAFNLHAHGVETVGRIPAAVPAPHLPDITSADWAELVGGSLGVALVVFAESYSIAGRFARLHGDEVKADREMVAVGAVNLAVGFFRGFVVSGSASRSAAAEGAGGRSPMVSLVAAVLVLFTGAFLTSLFTPLPEAVLGAIVIVAVKGFLRVGEMRRYATHDRPSLWIALTALIGVLVFDLLPGLLLAVLMSLLLFIAYSSTPRVAALGLLPGTAVWGDLQEHPRAVAAPGILVARPDGALFFGNVNRVRTAVKELVAASDRPPRAVVVDLTASYRLGLPVLDTLADLAADLDHQGVELHVARVRAGPTRSLSRHPLHATLSPDRLHTTVTDAVNALNDGWGPS, encoded by the coding sequence GTGCCCGCCGGTCCGCCGCGTCGGCTGACCGGCCGACGCCGCTTCTCCGCCTTGCCGGTGGCCGACTGGGTACGCGGCTACCGGCGGGAGTTGCTGCGCGGTGACCTACTCGCCGGCCTGACGGTGTGGGCGTTGATCGTGCCGGAGTCGGTGGCGTATGCGGAGATCGCCGGAGTCCCTCCGCAGAACGCGTTCTACGCTGCTCCGATCGCTCTCGCGGGCTACGCGTTGCTGGGGGGTTCGCGCTTTCTGATCGTGGGGGCGACGTCGGCCGCGGCCGTGCTGTCGGCGTCCACCGTCAAGGGCGTCAGCAGTGACCCGGGCGCCATCGTCGGGTTGTCAGCGGCGCTGGCGGTGATCGTGGGCGCGGTGCTGGTGGCAGCCGGAGCGGCCCGGCTGGGGTTCCTGACCAACTTTCTGGCGGAGCCCGCCCTGGTCGGCTTCCTCTTCGGCATGGCGTTGACGATCATGGTGCGGCAGACGGGGAAGATCCTCGGTGTCTCCAGCGGGGAGGGGGACTTCTTCCAACGCCTGGCGAAGCTGGTGAGCCAGGCGGGCGACTGGTCGTGGACCACGATCACCGTCGGCGTGGCCGCGGTGGCCTCGCTGCTGCTGCTGGAGCGCCTCCTGCCGCGGCTGCCGGCCTCGCTGATCGTGCTGGCCGCCGGCCTGATCTTCTCCCAGGCCTTCAACCTGCACGCCCACGGCGTGGAGACGGTGGGTAGGATCCCGGCGGCCGTGCCGGCCCCTCACCTGCCCGATATCACGTCCGCCGACTGGGCCGAGCTCGTCGGCGGCTCCCTCGGGGTGGCGCTGGTCGTCTTCGCCGAGTCCTACAGCATCGCCGGCCGCTTCGCCCGCCTCCACGGCGACGAGGTGAAGGCCGACCGTGAGATGGTCGCGGTGGGCGCGGTCAACCTCGCGGTGGGCTTCTTCCGCGGCTTCGTGGTCTCCGGCAGCGCGTCGCGCAGCGCCGCCGCCGAGGGCGCGGGCGGCCGCAGCCCGATGGTCTCCCTGGTCGCGGCAGTGCTGGTGCTGTTCACCGGGGCCTTCCTGACCTCGTTGTTCACCCCACTGCCCGAGGCGGTGCTCGGGGCGATCGTGATCGTGGCCGTGAAGGGCTTCCTGCGTGTCGGGGAAATGCGCCGCTACGCCACGCACGACCGGCCCAGCCTCTGGATCGCTCTGACCGCCCTGATCGGTGTTCTGGTCTTCGATCTGCTGCCCGGGCTGCTGCTCGCGGTATTGATGTCGCTGCTGCTGTTCATCGCCTATTCCAGCACCCCGCGTGTGGCGGCCCTGGGGCTGCTGCCCGGCACGGCCGTGTGGGGCGACCTGCAGGAGCACCCACGAGCCGTGGCCGCACCGGGAATCCTCGTGGCCCGGCCGGACGGGGCGCTCTTCTTCGGCAACGTCAATCGCGTCCGCACGGCCGTGAAGGAGCTGGTAGCGGCATCCGACCGCCCGCCCCGTGCCGTAGTGGTGGACCTGACGGCGAGCTACCGGCTCGGCCTGCCCGTCCTGGACACCCTGGCGGACCTCGCCGCGGACCTCGACCATCAGGGAGTCGAGCTTCATGTGGCTCGGGTCCGGGCCGGCCCCACGCGCTCGCTGTCCCGGCACCCCCTGCACGCGACCCTCAGCCCGGATCGCCTCCACACAACGGTGACCGACGCCGTGAACGCGCTGAATGACGGATGGGGACCGTCGTGA
- a CDS encoding DUF1254 domain-containing protein, whose amino-acid sequence MASAGSSPAPQAVGDWRREYAYTLGEQAFVYGFPYIYNAELRHGWVTEPADPKMRMHSAVGHFWHARTLFDASDREGLAPNNDTLYSCAWVDLSTEPVILSHPEMGDRYFTFELVGITSDNYAYVGRRATGPHAGDFALVGPGWEGELPAGVRRTATAPSPWILVLGRTLVDGEHDLPAVHALQDRYRLTPLHLFGKQGVVVPERRDVLEPVDQEQDPLAPWKTLNAMLAENPPPERHEILLRQFAEIGVGAGLDVQEQPESVQQGLIAAAAAGLPMLQEQLLSGDWAKLINGWRYPPPEMGHFGDDFVKRAAEQALFGVAANDLEETVYLVAFDDAEGEKLSTGRYEIRFGAGSLPPVDAFWSLTAYDETRNLIASPIDRYSIGDRTRGLVTEPDGSLTLHLQPDSPGSDRENNWLPTPQEGIWFVALRMYLPRPEVIDARWQCPPVRRVG is encoded by the coding sequence ATGGCTTCCGCAGGTTCGAGCCCCGCGCCGCAAGCGGTCGGCGACTGGCGTCGCGAATACGCCTACACACTGGGGGAGCAGGCCTTCGTCTACGGCTTCCCCTACATCTACAATGCCGAGCTGCGCCACGGGTGGGTGACCGAGCCGGCCGACCCGAAGATGAGGATGCACTCCGCCGTCGGCCACTTCTGGCATGCCCGGACGCTCTTCGACGCCTCCGACCGGGAAGGTCTGGCGCCCAACAACGACACCCTCTACTCGTGCGCCTGGGTCGACCTGAGCACGGAGCCCGTCATCCTCTCGCACCCGGAGATGGGCGACCGCTACTTCACCTTCGAACTCGTCGGGATCACCTCGGACAACTACGCCTACGTCGGTCGGCGTGCCACGGGGCCGCACGCCGGCGACTTCGCCCTCGTGGGTCCGGGATGGGAAGGAGAACTCCCTGCGGGAGTGCGTCGTACGGCGACCGCCCCCAGCCCGTGGATCCTGGTGCTCGGCCGCACTTTGGTCGACGGTGAGCACGATCTGCCCGCTGTGCACGCGCTGCAGGACCGGTACCGGCTGACGCCGCTCCACCTGTTCGGAAAGCAGGGCGTCGTCGTGCCGGAGCGCCGTGACGTGCTGGAGCCCGTCGATCAGGAGCAGGATCCGCTCGCGCCGTGGAAGACGCTGAACGCGATGCTGGCCGAGAACCCTCCTCCGGAGCGCCATGAGATCCTGCTCAGGCAGTTCGCGGAGATCGGCGTGGGCGCCGGCCTCGATGTGCAGGAGCAGCCCGAATCCGTCCAGCAGGGACTGATCGCCGCCGCCGCTGCCGGCCTGCCCATGCTGCAGGAGCAACTGCTCAGCGGAGACTGGGCCAAACTGATCAACGGCTGGCGTTACCCGCCGCCGGAGATGGGTCATTTCGGCGACGACTTCGTCAAGCGGGCCGCGGAGCAGGCCCTGTTCGGTGTCGCCGCGAACGATCTCGAGGAGACGGTGTACCTCGTCGCCTTCGACGACGCGGAGGGCGAGAAGCTGTCGACGGGCCGTTATGAGATCCGCTTCGGGGCTGGGTCGCTGCCCCCCGTCGACGCTTTCTGGTCCCTGACCGCCTATGACGAGACCAGGAACCTGATCGCCAGCCCGATCGACCGCTACTCCATCGGAGACCGCACCCGCGGACTGGTCACCGAGCCGGACGGCAGCCTGACCCTCCATCTGCAGCCCGACTCACCGGGCTCCGACCGGGAGAACAACTGGTTGCCCACACCGCAAGAGGGCATCTGGTTCGTCGCGCTGCGCATGTACCTCCCACGCCCCGAAGTCATCGACGCGCGCTGGCAGTGCCCGCCGGTCCGCCGCGTCGGCTGA